Proteins encoded together in one Kutzneria kofuensis window:
- a CDS encoding arsenate reductase ArsC, with translation MSDKPEVLFVCVHNAGRSQMAAALLDHHAHGRVTVRSAGSAPADAINPAVVAVMAELGLDLSKEFPKPLTDDAVRAADVVITMGCGDACPVYPGRRYLDWKLDDPAGRSVEDVRPIRDEIDRRVAELLAELVAADA, from the coding sequence GTGTCCGACAAGCCCGAGGTGCTGTTCGTCTGCGTGCACAACGCCGGCCGCTCGCAGATGGCCGCCGCACTGCTGGACCACCACGCCCACGGCCGCGTCACCGTCCGCTCGGCCGGCTCGGCGCCGGCCGACGCGATCAACCCGGCCGTGGTCGCCGTCATGGCCGAACTCGGCCTGGACCTGTCCAAGGAGTTCCCCAAGCCGTTGACCGACGACGCGGTGCGGGCGGCCGACGTGGTGATCACGATGGGCTGCGGCGACGCCTGCCCGGTCTACCCCGGCCGGCGTTACCTGGACTGGAAGCTGGACGACCCCGCCGGCCGGTCCGTCGAGGACGTGCGCCCGATCCGCGACGAGATCGACCGCCGCGTCGCCGAACTGCTCGCTGAGTTGGTCGCCGCCGACGCCTGA
- the arsB gene encoding ACR3 family arsenite efflux transporter codes for MTAVADRGVVARLSTLDRFLPVWILAAMLLGLGAGRVIPGLGAAIDAVRMDGISLPIALGLLIMMYPVLAKVRYDRLDTVTRDRRLMAVSLLLNWVLGPALMFTLAWLLLPDLPEYRTGLIIVGLARCIAMVVIWNDLADGDREAAAVLVALNSVFQVIAFAALGWFYLDVLPGWLGLPRADLTVSAWAIARSVLIFLGIPLVAGYLTRRLGERARGRDWYETRFLPRIGPAALYGLLFTIVVLFALQGDQITHRPGDVARIALPLLAYFAIMWAGSFALGRAVGLPYERTTTLAFTAAGNNFELAIAVAIATFGATSGQALAGVVGPLIEVPALVALVYAALWARRLFGPVPATNPSVEE; via the coding sequence GTGACCGCCGTCGCCGACCGGGGCGTGGTCGCTCGGCTGTCCACCCTCGACCGGTTCCTGCCGGTGTGGATCCTGGCCGCGATGCTGCTCGGCCTCGGCGCCGGCCGCGTGATCCCCGGCCTGGGCGCGGCGATCGACGCCGTGCGGATGGACGGGATCTCACTGCCGATCGCGCTCGGCCTGCTGATCATGATGTACCCGGTGCTGGCCAAGGTCCGCTACGACCGGCTGGACACCGTCACCCGCGACCGCCGGCTCATGGCCGTCTCGCTGCTGCTGAACTGGGTGCTCGGCCCGGCACTGATGTTCACGCTCGCGTGGCTGCTGCTGCCGGACCTGCCGGAGTACCGAACGGGCCTGATCATCGTCGGGCTGGCCCGCTGCATCGCGATGGTCGTCATCTGGAACGACCTCGCGGACGGGGACCGCGAGGCCGCCGCCGTGCTGGTCGCGCTCAACTCCGTGTTCCAGGTGATCGCGTTCGCCGCGCTGGGCTGGTTCTACCTCGACGTGCTGCCCGGCTGGCTCGGCCTGCCACGGGCCGACCTGACCGTCTCGGCGTGGGCGATCGCCCGCTCTGTGCTGATCTTCCTCGGCATCCCGCTGGTGGCCGGGTACCTGACCCGCCGGCTCGGCGAGCGTGCCCGCGGCCGAGACTGGTACGAAACGCGGTTCCTGCCACGGATCGGCCCGGCCGCGCTGTACGGCCTGCTGTTCACCATCGTGGTGCTGTTCGCCTTGCAGGGCGACCAGATCACCCACCGTCCCGGCGACGTCGCCCGGATCGCGCTGCCACTGCTCGCGTACTTCGCGATCATGTGGGCCGGCTCGTTCGCCCTCGGCCGCGCCGTCGGCCTGCCGTACGAGCGCACGACCACGCTGGCGTTCACCGCCGCCGGCAACAACTTCGAGTTGGCCATCGCGGTGGCGATCGCCACCTTCGGCGCTACCAGCGGACAGGCTCTCGCCGGTGTGGTCGGCCCGCTCATCGAGGTGCCGGCGCTGGTGGCGCTGGTCTACGCGGCCCTGTGGGCACGACGCCTGTTCGGTCCCGTGCCGGCGACAAACCCATCCGTGGAGGAGTGA
- a CDS encoding ArsR/SmtB family transcription factor, whose translation MPKQLPLVEQTSLCCSPLMRRPLTEDQSVELARVFKALGDPVRLRLLSLIASHAGGEACVCDLTDAFDLTGPTISHHLKVLREAGIIDGERRGTWIYYRVLPTTLQTLSAVLMAPDQAAPVTP comes from the coding sequence ATGCCGAAACAGCTGCCGCTGGTCGAGCAGACGTCACTGTGCTGCTCCCCGCTGATGCGCCGACCCCTGACCGAGGACCAGTCGGTCGAGCTGGCGCGGGTGTTCAAGGCACTGGGCGACCCGGTACGACTGCGACTGTTGTCGCTGATCGCCTCCCACGCCGGCGGCGAGGCGTGCGTGTGCGACCTGACCGACGCCTTCGACCTGACCGGGCCGACCATCTCCCATCACCTCAAGGTGTTGCGCGAGGCCGGGATCATCGACGGCGAGCGCCGCGGCACCTGGATCTACTACCGCGTGCTGCCCACCACGCTGCAGACGCTGTCGGCGGTGCTGATGGCCCCCGACCAGGCCGCCCCGGTCACCCCGTGA
- a CDS encoding ArsI/CadI family heavy metal resistance metalloenzyme produces MSRVQLALRVADLDASIAFYTKLFGVEPAKLRPGYANFAIAEPPLKLVLIEGEPAQQTVLDHLGVEVESSEQVGEATERLSALGLFTDVQNDTTCCYAVQDKVWVHGPGQEPWEVYVVKGDSATYGVDPELTAACCTDDAGKTTSACCG; encoded by the coding sequence ATGTCCCGTGTGCAGCTGGCCCTGCGGGTGGCCGACCTGGACGCCTCGATCGCCTTCTACACCAAGCTGTTCGGCGTCGAACCGGCCAAGCTCCGGCCCGGCTACGCCAACTTCGCGATCGCCGAGCCGCCGCTGAAGCTCGTGCTCATCGAGGGCGAGCCCGCCCAGCAGACCGTGCTGGATCACCTCGGCGTCGAGGTCGAGTCCAGCGAGCAGGTCGGCGAGGCGACCGAGCGGCTGTCGGCGCTGGGGTTGTTCACCGACGTGCAGAACGACACGACCTGCTGCTACGCCGTGCAGGACAAGGTTTGGGTGCACGGCCCCGGCCAGGAGCCATGGGAGGTGTACGTCGTCAAGGGTGATTCGGCGACCTACGGCGTCGACCCCGAGCTGACCGCCGCCTGCTGCACCGACGACGCCGGCAAGACAACGTCGGCCTGCTGCGGCTAG
- a CDS encoding TetR/AcrR family transcriptional regulator, translating to MGRWEPNACGRLAQAALELFDERGYEQTTVAEIAKRAGLTERTYFRHYADKCEVMFGKSGALQEEFATAVAEAPASMAPIDAIAAGLEAVSQMFAGRREHRQRQAVIAANAELQERELTKYASMSAAIADALRRRGVAEPSATLTAEAGIVVFKVGFRLWLAASEECELSQMMRESLEDLRAVTAPQR from the coding sequence ATGGGCAGATGGGAGCCGAACGCGTGCGGACGCCTGGCGCAAGCGGCGTTGGAGCTCTTCGATGAGCGCGGCTACGAGCAGACCACGGTGGCGGAGATCGCCAAACGGGCGGGCCTCACCGAGCGGACCTACTTCCGGCACTACGCCGACAAGTGCGAGGTGATGTTCGGCAAATCCGGCGCATTGCAGGAGGAGTTCGCGACCGCGGTCGCCGAGGCACCGGCGTCCATGGCGCCGATCGACGCGATAGCGGCGGGACTTGAGGCGGTCTCCCAGATGTTCGCCGGCCGCCGCGAGCACCGACAGCGACAGGCCGTCATCGCGGCGAACGCGGAACTCCAGGAGCGCGAGCTGACCAAGTACGCCTCGATGTCGGCCGCGATCGCCGACGCCCTGCGCCGGCGCGGCGTTGCCGAACCGTCGGCAACCCTGACCGCCGAGGCGGGGATCGTCGTCTTCAAGGTCGGCTTCAGGCTCTGGCTCGCGGCCTCCGAGGAATGCGAGTTGTCCCAAATGATGCGGGAATCGCTGGAAGACCTGAGGGCCGTGACCGCGCCGCAGCGCTAG
- a CDS encoding TIGR03564 family F420-dependent LLM class oxidoreductase encodes MRVGVAMPAFAPEENLKNVVDRAVELGREAEHLGIDAVWFNQPATHDAVVLAAVVGREVPRISVGTAVVPMHPRHPQLLASAAKTAQAATHGRFQLGIGLGAPDLLTHAYGLPYPPPITHLREYLGAIRPLLAGDVTPYEGATLTSHPVGPTAVAGAEPEIPLIVGAMGPQALRVAGELADGTMPFLAGPRTIEEHIVPRITEAAARAGRPAPRVIASVPAIVTDDIDQARAAAIAHLAFYDSIPSYRRVRDMEGAHRAVDLALIGDEATVAAGLRRYIEAGATEITVAYTDIAREEDRRRTWQLAGELRRAA; translated from the coding sequence ATGCGCGTCGGAGTAGCCATGCCCGCGTTCGCCCCGGAAGAAAACCTCAAGAACGTCGTTGACCGCGCCGTCGAACTGGGCCGGGAAGCCGAGCACCTGGGGATCGACGCGGTCTGGTTCAACCAGCCGGCCACACACGACGCCGTCGTGCTCGCGGCCGTCGTGGGCCGCGAGGTCCCCCGCATCTCAGTGGGCACCGCCGTCGTACCCATGCATCCACGGCACCCGCAGCTCCTCGCATCCGCGGCCAAGACAGCCCAAGCGGCCACCCACGGACGCTTCCAACTCGGCATCGGCCTCGGAGCGCCGGACCTGTTGACGCACGCCTACGGCCTGCCCTACCCGCCGCCGATCACTCACCTGCGCGAGTACCTTGGCGCCATCCGGCCGCTGCTGGCCGGTGACGTCACCCCCTACGAGGGCGCAACCCTGACATCACACCCGGTCGGGCCCACCGCGGTAGCCGGCGCCGAACCGGAGATCCCGCTGATCGTGGGTGCCATGGGCCCTCAGGCGCTGCGCGTGGCCGGCGAACTGGCAGACGGAACGATGCCGTTCCTGGCCGGGCCTCGGACCATCGAGGAGCACATCGTCCCCCGGATAACCGAAGCAGCCGCTCGCGCCGGCCGCCCCGCTCCACGGGTGATCGCCTCGGTCCCAGCCATCGTGACCGACGACATCGACCAGGCCAGAGCCGCAGCCATCGCCCACCTGGCTTTCTACGATTCGATCCCGTCCTACCGCCGCGTCCGCGACATGGAGGGTGCACACCGCGCCGTCGACCTGGCGCTGATCGGCGACGAGGCGACGGTCGCAGCCGGACTACGCCGCTACATCGAGGCCGGCGCCACCGAAATCACCGTCGCCTACACCGACATCGCCCGTGAGGAAGACCGCCGGCGCACGTGGCAGCTCGCCGGCGAGCTGAGGCGGGCAGCCTGA
- a CDS encoding nuclear transport factor 2 family protein, whose protein sequence is MTRSLRELSDRLEIQDLLVDYSYAVDKRDWDALDRIFTPDASIDFRATGGACGDLATIKAFLVKALAHFTVTQHLVAASKIELDGDAATGRTMCHNPMVFDGGRVLFVGLWYVDRFVRTATGWRIADRVQELAYFHNDPRPR, encoded by the coding sequence ATGACCAGGTCGCTGCGGGAACTGTCGGATCGGCTGGAGATCCAGGACCTGCTCGTCGACTACAGCTACGCGGTCGACAAGCGGGACTGGGACGCCCTCGACCGGATCTTCACCCCGGACGCGTCGATCGACTTCCGGGCGACCGGCGGCGCGTGCGGCGACCTCGCCACGATCAAGGCATTCCTGGTGAAGGCGCTGGCCCACTTCACCGTCACGCAGCACCTGGTGGCCGCCAGCAAGATCGAACTGGACGGGGACGCCGCCACCGGTCGCACCATGTGCCACAACCCCATGGTGTTCGACGGAGGTCGCGTGCTGTTCGTGGGCCTGTGGTACGTCGACCGCTTCGTCCGCACCGCGACCGGCTGGCGCATCGCGGACCGTGTCCAGGAACTCGCCTACTTCCACAACGACCCTCGTCCGCGCTGA
- a CDS encoding NADP-dependent oxidoreductase — protein MQAITVRDRDAGVGGLTLTDLPYPHAAENDVIVRVHAAGFTPGELDWPATWTDRAGRDRTPSVPGHELSGVVVELGYGTTGLTVGQRVFGLTDWARNGSLAEYTAVEARNLAPLAADIDHTVAAALPISGLTAWQGLFDHARLTTGQTVLIHGAAGSVGSIAVQLAREVGAHVIGTGRAAARDVVLGLGAQAFLDLDTDSWESVGEVDVVFDVIGGDVLERSTALVRPGGTLVTIAAPPAVQPKNGRAVFFVVEPDRAQLVTLAQRLRDGRLKPLVGAVRPLAETADAMARRRGPGRTIIQVAQDREPERP, from the coding sequence ATGCAAGCCATCACCGTACGAGACCGTGACGCCGGTGTCGGCGGGCTGACCCTGACCGACCTGCCCTATCCGCACGCCGCCGAGAACGACGTCATCGTGCGTGTCCACGCCGCCGGCTTCACCCCCGGCGAGCTCGACTGGCCCGCCACCTGGACCGACCGGGCCGGCCGCGACCGCACGCCCAGCGTTCCCGGGCACGAACTGTCCGGCGTCGTCGTCGAGCTGGGCTACGGCACCACCGGCCTCACCGTCGGCCAACGGGTGTTCGGCCTCACCGACTGGGCCCGCAACGGCTCCCTGGCCGAGTACACCGCCGTCGAGGCCCGCAACCTCGCCCCGCTCGCCGCCGACATCGACCACACCGTGGCCGCGGCACTGCCGATCTCCGGCCTGACCGCGTGGCAAGGACTGTTCGACCACGCGCGGCTCACCACCGGCCAGACCGTCCTGATCCACGGCGCGGCCGGCAGTGTCGGATCGATCGCCGTCCAACTCGCCCGCGAGGTCGGTGCCCACGTGATCGGCACCGGCCGCGCCGCCGCCCGCGACGTCGTGCTCGGCCTTGGCGCACAGGCATTCCTGGACCTGGACACCGACTCATGGGAAAGCGTCGGCGAGGTCGACGTGGTCTTCGACGTCATCGGCGGCGACGTCCTCGAACGGTCGACCGCGTTGGTGCGTCCCGGCGGCACCCTCGTGACCATCGCCGCGCCACCGGCCGTGCAGCCCAAGAACGGGCGCGCCGTCTTCTTCGTCGTCGAACCCGACCGCGCGCAGCTTGTGACCCTGGCCCAGCGCCTGCGGGACGGTCGGCTCAAGCCCCTCGTCGGCGCCGTGCGCCCGCTCGCCGAGACCGCCGACGCGATGGCCCGCCGCCGCGGCCCCGGCCGAACGATCATCCAGGTCGCCCAGGACCGAGAACCGGAGCGTCCGTGA
- a CDS encoding MFS transporter produces MNGVSRFGRGASFSLLVVANVLLMASTSAPSPIYPLYLQRWGFSVTVLTVVFAVYVAGLVGALLTVGSLSDHLGRRPVLVASLLVAAAGTAVFWAADGVVPLVIARIVQGIATGTATGALAAGLVEFSPEGRPHAGPTMTAVGTSFGLAVGGGVAGLLVQVGPRPDAAIFPALTLVFVVLAGLVLAIPETAVRRPGGLAALRPRMRVPTRRGRSSSPRSRPSSRGGPSPGCSSHSRHPWCTTSCTCGSAPPAVSASRRCSSPTARADCGRGGNRRCAPPCRERSC; encoded by the coding sequence ATGAATGGTGTGAGCCGCTTCGGACGAGGTGCTTCCTTCAGCCTGCTCGTCGTCGCCAACGTGCTGCTGATGGCGTCGACGAGCGCGCCTTCCCCGATCTATCCGCTGTACCTGCAGCGGTGGGGCTTCTCGGTGACGGTCCTGACGGTGGTCTTCGCCGTGTACGTGGCCGGGTTGGTCGGCGCCCTGCTGACGGTCGGCTCGCTGAGCGACCATCTCGGGCGCCGTCCGGTGCTGGTCGCGTCCCTGCTGGTGGCCGCGGCCGGCACGGCGGTCTTCTGGGCGGCCGACGGGGTCGTCCCGCTCGTCATCGCCCGAATCGTGCAGGGCATCGCCACCGGGACGGCGACGGGCGCACTCGCCGCCGGACTGGTCGAGTTCTCCCCCGAGGGCCGCCCGCACGCCGGGCCGACGATGACCGCCGTGGGCACGAGCTTCGGGCTGGCCGTCGGCGGCGGTGTGGCGGGGCTGCTCGTCCAGGTGGGCCCGCGTCCGGATGCGGCGATCTTCCCGGCGCTCACACTGGTGTTCGTGGTCCTCGCCGGCCTGGTCCTCGCGATCCCCGAGACGGCCGTCCGCCGTCCCGGCGGGCTGGCCGCGCTGCGCCCGAGAATGCGGGTTCCCACGAGACGCGGCCGGAGTTCTTCGCCGCGGTCCCGGCCATCGTCGCGGGGTGGTCCATCACCGGGCTGTTCCTCGCACTCGCGCCATCCCTGGTGCACGACGTCCTGCACGTGCGGTTCGGCGCCGCCGGCGGTCTCAGCATCACGGCGCTGTTCGTCGCCAACAGCGCGGGCGGACTGTGGGCGGGGCGGCAACCGGCGCTGCGCGCCACCTTGTCGGGAGCGATCCTGCTGA
- a CDS encoding HD domain-containing protein gives MSEVIAGVEVPETAAVAEATRLVRETTSPLIYHHSRRVFFFGQIHARRLGVQPDPELLYLAAMFHDTGLATPFSDVVQRFEVDGADHGRKFLLQHGFSAAAADTVWTAIALHTTPGIPGRMGPEIAGTNLGVLTDVVGFGLDGLDTEQVSEILAAHPRGDFKNEFLRTYFEGLKNRPETTVGTVNADVLAHFIPDLRLTSSVERILGSPWPS, from the coding sequence ATGTCAGAGGTCATCGCGGGTGTGGAGGTTCCCGAGACCGCGGCGGTCGCCGAGGCGACCCGGCTCGTCCGGGAGACGACCAGCCCGCTCATCTACCACCACTCCCGCCGGGTTTTCTTCTTCGGCCAGATCCACGCCCGCCGGCTCGGCGTGCAACCGGATCCCGAACTGCTCTACCTGGCCGCCATGTTCCACGACACCGGTCTGGCGACGCCCTTTTCCGACGTGGTGCAGCGGTTCGAGGTCGACGGGGCCGACCACGGCCGGAAGTTCCTGCTCCAGCACGGGTTCTCCGCCGCGGCCGCGGACACCGTGTGGACGGCGATCGCGCTGCACACGACGCCGGGAATTCCCGGCCGAATGGGACCGGAGATCGCCGGCACGAATCTCGGCGTGCTGACCGACGTGGTCGGTTTCGGCCTTGACGGGCTGGACACCGAGCAGGTGTCCGAGATCCTCGCCGCGCACCCGCGGGGCGATTTCAAGAACGAGTTCCTGCGCACCTACTTCGAGGGGTTGAAGAACCGTCCGGAGACGACCGTCGGAACCGTCAACGCCGACGTTCTGGCGCACTTCATCCCCGATCTCCGGCTCACCTCCAGTGTCGAGCGCATCCTCGGCTCGCCCTGGCCGAGCTGA
- a CDS encoding GlxA family transcriptional regulator has translation MAVPPLRVAFLAYDGVTLLDIAGPAEVFKEANRFGADYRIVLLSPTGQDVTSNLGFSVSVDGAVSAEPAPDTYLVPGSDLFPRTPVPPDLAEAARVPAAEARRVASICTGAFILAAAGLLAGKRATTHWKATRELASRCPTCRVEPDAIYVRDGDTYTSAGITAGIDLALALVEEDHGPDLTRDVARALVVYMQRSGGQSQFSAPLQGPPPRSPALRTVTDLVTANPQASHSLGELAKHLNLSTRHLTRLFHEELSTTPARYVENIRFDMARALLDQGHTATQAAARAGFPSYESMRRVFARKLSISPAAYQRRFSTARRVNSE, from the coding sequence ATGGCTGTGCCTCCGCTCCGTGTCGCGTTCCTGGCCTACGACGGCGTGACCCTGTTGGACATCGCGGGTCCGGCGGAGGTGTTCAAGGAGGCCAACCGGTTCGGCGCCGACTACCGGATCGTGCTGCTGTCGCCGACCGGCCAGGACGTCACGTCGAACCTCGGGTTCAGCGTCTCGGTCGACGGCGCCGTCTCCGCCGAGCCCGCGCCGGACACCTACCTGGTGCCCGGCTCGGACCTCTTCCCACGCACGCCGGTGCCTCCCGACCTGGCGGAAGCCGCACGAGTGCCGGCGGCCGAAGCCCGCCGCGTCGCGTCGATCTGCACCGGCGCGTTCATCCTCGCCGCCGCCGGCCTGCTCGCCGGCAAGCGGGCGACCACGCACTGGAAGGCCACCCGCGAGCTCGCCAGCCGGTGCCCCACGTGCCGCGTCGAACCCGACGCGATCTACGTCCGTGACGGCGACACCTACACCTCGGCCGGGATCACCGCCGGCATCGATCTGGCGCTCGCGCTCGTCGAAGAGGACCACGGGCCGGACCTGACCCGTGACGTCGCCCGTGCCCTGGTGGTGTACATGCAGCGTTCCGGCGGCCAGTCGCAGTTCTCCGCTCCGCTGCAGGGGCCGCCGCCCCGCTCGCCGGCGCTGCGGACCGTCACCGACCTGGTGACCGCGAACCCGCAGGCCAGCCACTCGCTCGGTGAACTCGCGAAACACCTCAACCTGAGCACCCGTCACCTCACTCGGCTCTTCCACGAGGAGCTGTCCACCACCCCGGCCCGGTACGTGGAGAACATCCGCTTCGACATGGCCCGGGCGTTGCTGGACCAGGGACACACCGCGACCCAGGCCGCGGCCCGCGCCGGTTTCCCCAGCTACGAGAGCATGCGGCGGGTGTTCGCGCGCAAGCTGTCCATCAGCCCCGCCGCCTACCAGCGCCGCTTCAGCACAGCTCGCCGCGTCAACTCGGAGTAG